The DNA window gaatagaaGAAGGATGAGGTTGAAAAATGTGTTGGGGTTCAGAATTGGTGGCCATCATCAACATATCTTGGTATGCCATTAGGTGCTAAATTATAATCTAAGGTCTCTTAGGACCCGATTATCACTTAAATGGAAGGTAAACTGTTTAgatggaaaagtaaaataattttaaaatgggGTCAGCTCTtcattaagagtgtgttgtcatatatatatgttcacatatatgatgtcgttATTCAATCTCCCCAAGAGTGTGACAGTGAAAATGGAGAAAATAGTGTATTTTTTATGGGGATTTTTtaactcatcgttttgtcaTCTAGTTTGTTGtgataaagttaaatattttaaagatcaaTAAGGTTtagatattcgagatcttatatatttaaataagactTTTCTATCAAAATTGTATAGTAGATTTGTAATGGAGTCGAATAGTCTTTGTGATCGATAATCATTCTTACTCGGTctagttggttcaccaaaatatCCAATTCCGAAGGAGAATTTATTATATGTGAAAAAGTTTTATGAGCAGTCTAAATTCATTGTGGGAATAGTTTTTCGATTAGATTTTGGACGACATTTGGTATAATGTCAAAAGTTTAAATACGACGTATCATAAGCTTGCtttcatttattatatgtaAAAATGTCACCGTTAATGATATGTTTGATCATCGGTATAGTGGTTTCGCTAGCCGGATTGAATATAGAagaaattaaacattatggagacttTGTCCCataatagaattttatttttggtagaaTGCAAGCGAGTGTCACCTtctgaacaagacgttatgcgttgGCAAAATATGGACAGTTTTCATGTAGggcattgctacaagttgttctCTAAgatatgatttaatatatttttgttggaaaaaattttgaaagtcaaagatttcatccaatatctcgttctttggatgaagcgttattGATGGTGGAATTCTAACGAATGATATGTgaatgaaaaatattgtattctgactagtcgtatgtgtcacgaagaGATTGAATCggtaactcacttacttttgcattgtcgatgtTGACTAGTATTTTGAGTCATTTGTGGAGTATTATTGTGATTAATTGGGTGATATCCGAGTCTCCGGATAGTTGCTGAGAAGTTTGGATTAATGCGACCAATATGACCGACACACATATTTGGGTTAACATCCCAGTTATATTTTGGTGGATTATCTTATTGGAGAGAAAGCGTCGaattttcaatgatcgtagtcgtccgatgtGTTGAGTTTTGTCCTCCTAGTTGGAGAGACCCAATTGGTATGTGTTTTATTTAGGCCCAAAGTATACAATTTGAAAAGacattatttttcattcaaGTTTTTAGTGGGTTTTACACAACAAAAGAGAGAATAGAGCAAAAATAGATTCAGAGATTTGAGGTAGCAACTAAAAAAGATTTGAGTTTGCATCGTTTTATCGACTTCAAACGTTGACagcttgttggttatttttggAGCTATGTTCTGAACGATAGATCTGTTTTCTGAAGCTTCTAAATCAATCCAAGAGAAATCATAATTGCAGAATTGATAAGGTTGATTGATCTTGTTATTTCTGTTCTTTGTTGTTAATTGTCAAGATTGTTTTGTGATCTTGATACAATTGATCTCTAGTTTGGTTATAACTAGAGTGAACATTTACTTGTAACTTTGTTGATGATAGTGAATTGTTAAGTGCCTTGTTCAGGtctcattatttttattctcgATTTTAAGAGATGTTTTTTCATGCTAAAACTTGTCTTGCGTTGTCATTTTGATTTCATTATATTTTGCTCATCTTTTATACTCAATTAATTGAGAAAGTGTTATGTTTTGAATAATACATTTTCTTTTCatgatgcgtatcattcataatactattattacgACACTCTCTAAGATTCATTCAGGAAAGACAGTAGAGTCTGTCGGGAaattaatcgtttttctcgagaatttacgagctcgataacttattgagtactatttttaattttttcttttttcttttaatatcaTGATTTTTAGTTgtgcttaaataatttttttaattttttaatataaatagaacttttttttataaataaaataaaaataagttatacattttattttttttaattttaatatatatttatttaagtctataaaaatataattgattataaatttgagttatcaactaaatttatattaaataatattttaatatatttaaattaagaaataaatcatgtttataattgTTGATCTTTTATCATATAATGATAAGCAATTAGGTGATTAAGCTGACTCACTTGATTCACAAAAGATTATAAAAGGTAAGTTATTAATAAACTAtgttctttaattaattatataaagtcATTCCCTTTGGATTAACATTTTGAGTAAATTATGTAGAGAATCTCCAGATTTTATGATGGATTCGACTAGAAGGGGTCCTGATTCCTGAAGTTAATAAAGAAGGCTGACTAGTTCTGTTCAAGCAGTGACTTTGTACTTTGCATGGATTAGGGGGACTGTTGGACATTGATGTCTTCCATCGTTGAATTTTGGTTAACTTTTATGGGCTTTTCTCAAAGTTGCTTCTTCTTGTAGATTTTAAGGTTTACTTTTTTGGGCTTTTCTTTCTCCAATCTTAAAAAGCAAAATGACAATGGCAATGGGGTATGAGTTTTATGACAAAACGCCATATTTGAAAACCCAGTTGTTTCTATGCCTGTTTATGTGTGATTTGAATCCCAATTGAGATGCAGAAAATGGAAGGAAAGAAACCCTAATgggtgtaaataattgtatatGCAGAGCTAGTTTTTTCCTGttttcacaataataataatataacttcatcatcaacaatatAAACCCATAGAAGGATTAATATAAATCCTGGATTACAGCTAAACATGAAAGGATTCTTCTCTTCCAAAGAAAAAACACCCTGGAAATCTATTTATAGCCATTTCCTCCAACTGTTTGACCTTTTATCGTTAGATAGGAATCTAGGTATGCTTAGAAGGCTGTTTACCCTCGAGATTCCTTCAAGAGCCGACCATTCCTCCTCCTCCGTTGTTGAAAGGCAATCCGCAAGACTCCTCTTCGACTGCCCTATGGAAGATGTATCGGGATCGGGATGCTTTTGATCCGTTAATTCCGAAATCGGGACAATCTCACCTGTCttaccatcatcatcttctaaAGTTCTAGTATCTGCAACCATGGTATTTTCGTCGGATTTTATCAACACATTTTCTTCTGAGGTGTGATTGAGGAATAGGCATACGACAGCACAATCATCAACCTTTGATGTTGGGTATTTAAGCCTCCAAGCTCTCGTAGCACATTCGACTAATGCTCTTCCAGCCGTATCGTGACTAGGGGTTGCTGCTACTACATCCACAACTTCCTTATTCGATAGTACATCCCAAATCTACgtgaaaacaaaaaaattaacctTGTATGGAAAGCTTGTGACAAAAGAAAGTAAATTCAAAGTGGTTGAAGTCGAAATGTGTTCATTATGCAAAGGTTTAAAGGAAACACTTAAAAGATGATTAATGATGCTCCTAAGGAATTGATAAACAGTTTGATTTTCATGTGATCAAAATGTTTAATTGTTTGTCTATGctaattttaataaagaaagATAGAGAAAGATAACTGACCCCGTCACTAGCGAGAACGATAAACTCGTCTTTGTCAGTTAGATGTCGGTAATAAACATCTGGAACGGATATTAAACCGAAATCCTTCAAACAAAAGTCTCCAAACGCTCTGGCCATAGCTAAACCGGGTGAATCACTGTTAGGCAACCAAACACGTGCAACCTCGGGCTCATCTTGTAATGCAAATACCCTTCCCTTGCATTGTTGAATCCTCGCAGCTTCTCCTGAAGACAGAAACGAAAGACAGACAGTCAGATGTTtgcaattataattttaatgtgtTGTTCATATCAAGAAAGACAAAGATATATAGAGACTTGGAAGATTGGGTTTTAAGTCGACTGTCAACTGCACAGCAGTTAAAACACCGTCTTTATCTCTTGTCGCCAATATAGCTCTTGAATCACCAACGTTTCCAATTATAAGATTTCTACCCTGGAAAACAATCGAAGATCAGATAAGACTGTGACGATGCTAAGAAGAGAAGAGATTTGTACCTGTTTAACCAAAGTAACTGCAGTGCTTCCACTGCAGAAACAGTCAATGGATGCATTAAACTTGAGCTCTTTGTCCATCAATTTGAAAGCTTTCAACATGGATTGCTTCAGGGGAAGATAACTCTCTGGAACTTTTTCCCTTTCCTCTTCCTCCTCATCCACAAGCTGTTCCAATGCTTCACTCCATTCGCCTTCTCCTTCGCCCTCCAAACCACCATGACCGTTAATCTTCGCGTCTGCATTGTCATTTGAGTATGTTCTCCATTGAGTTGAGAGTAGAACAGGGAGGGAATCTCGAACTTTTCTTGCAACCATATGACCATATGGGCCATGCCCATCAAAAACCCCGCAAAAGATTGTATCCTTTCTAGTATCATCGAAATTCTATTGCAGAAAAACATTCACCAATGTGTCAAAATTTCTATTGAAAGAACATTCCAATGCATGCTATGCTCTCAATCAGATAAACTTATTACACTTAGGGGAAAAAGCAAAAGATTCATATTCTGATTTCTGCAACAGTTTTGAAATCCACAAAGGGAAATAGAAGATTTAACAAAATCTGAGAGTAAAAACATCATCTTTACAATTATAGCAACAGAAACTCAACCAATTGAAGATTCAAGAAAATGGGTATTGATGATTTCAGCAAACTGACCTACCTCCCAAACGATCATAGCATCCTGGTTGGTACCCTTTTTGCCCTGCTGCGTATAAAGACTGGAGATGACAGATGTTCCATTAGAAACCAACCTTCCCGGAACCTGAACAAGTGCATCTGCCGTATTAGTAGCTCCACCACTAGCACCGCCGCCGACAACGCCGATGGAGAACTTTCCGATGAATGAAGAGAAATCGGTGGAGTAACTTCTCTTGGACTTGGAATTTGAATCGAAATTGTTAATCTTTTTGGTACCCAGTTCCTTACCATCGTCCAATCTATTCCACCAGTTTTCTACTTCCTGGTCTTTCTTTGTTTTACCTGAAGAAGAATAGCAAATACCCATTTGGATTCCTATAATCTTCTGTAGCTAGATTGTAATTTAAATCCAAGCAGAAAAGTTGATCATGTGGTATCAGATCAAGAGAAAGAAGGAAATGGAAACTTGTATCTAACAAACAACAGCCATAAACAACAGCCAGAACCCTAGACTCAAGATTGATAATTTTCAGCTACAAAGCACAGCACACAAACAAACATACAagcagagagagagagaaaaagaaagagaaagtgaaagatatatttaattttatttaatttcattttagttATTATTAGTAGTAAGCTTTAAGACAATTAGCTGCTGGCGTCCAtttctcatattattttttatttgtatttttatcattttcctctattttttattttatttaatttttttgaaaggaTGAGTCATATGATTTTAATCATTCCTAAAAGTAAGGTgggtttgaatttattttaataattcaaattaaaaatattctttgaatgtgtttctatttaatcaattatttcataaaagtttttctatttaatcaattaattcattaatcaaaatattaatatattatttattttaatttttaattttaattttatatattaatacattttaagggCATATTTGAATTTGAGTTATTGTTATAAGATCTTTTTCagtataaaattattcaaataacctacaAAATTTAAACACCACCTCATTCCCTCTTTTATTCATCGaatcaatcaatttattaactaaaatattaaaatattttctattttaaattattattttttattttatttatatatatattaatactcctTAGGTTTTTtgtaccaaaaaaatatttccacatcctcaaaattattacaaatcattattttttttctttctaggTTATTTTGATAACCCAAGTTGAACAAGGCTAAGAGCTCGTTTGATGAAAGTGTTTTTAGGATAAAACCcagttttatcccaaaacttAAAAATCTTatcaatcatcaaattaaataattttattatttaaataccaaaattaccctctaatttcatattttctcttTAAACCATCATTCTCCCCCTACACTATATCCTTTAAAGTCAAAGGGTAAattagttttcaaattttaaaaattaacttttttataatttttatcaaacaagggtTTTatagtaaaaccgaaagtttccTCAAACAAGgggttattttataataataatttttgttgatttttaggaaataaaatattttaataaaataatttaaaatatataataataattttaaatataaagtattttaatattttgtttaatgattAAAGTGatgtgatagaaaaattaaataaatatatttttttaaaattttaattatttaaataattcaaatcaaacgaattaaatatttttatagaaaaaaataaataaatct is part of the Impatiens glandulifera chromosome 1, dImpGla2.1, whole genome shotgun sequence genome and encodes:
- the LOC124920613 gene encoding probable protein phosphatase 2C 66; translation: MGICYSSSGKTKKDQEVENWWNRLDDGKELGTKKINNFDSNSKSKRSYSTDFSSFIGKFSIGVVGGGASGGATNTADALVQVPGRLVSNGTSVISSLYTQQGKKGTNQDAMIVWENFDDTRKDTIFCGVFDGHGPYGHMVARKVRDSLPVLLSTQWRTYSNDNADAKINGHGGLEGEGEGEWSEALEQLVDEEEEEREKVPESYLPLKQSMLKAFKLMDKELKFNASIDCFCSGSTAVTLVKQGRNLIIGNVGDSRAILATRDKDGVLTAVQLTVDLKPNLPREAARIQQCKGRVFALQDEPEVARVWLPNSDSPGLAMARAFGDFCLKDFGLISVPDVYYRHLTDKDEFIVLASDGIWDVLSNKEVVDVVAATPSHDTAGRALVECATRAWRLKYPTSKVDDCAVVCLFLNHTSEENVLIKSDENTMVADTRTLEDDDGKTGEIVPISELTDQKHPDPDTSSIGQSKRSLADCLSTTEEEEWSALEGISRVNSLLSIPRFLSNDKRSNSWRKWL